The following coding sequences are from one Alosa alosa isolate M-15738 ecotype Scorff River chromosome 13, AALO_Geno_1.1, whole genome shotgun sequence window:
- the aldh5a1 gene encoding succinate-semialdehyde dehydrogenase, mitochondrial isoform X2 — MENKETVVPGLPTVLHRQYSLDISAGLLRTQGYIDGRWVSAPSTFPVLDPATGKELAKVADCGPREAQDAVNAAYKAFHSWKRQTAKERSVLLRKWFDLLNQHKEDLAKIITAECGKPMKESLGEIAYSASFLEWFSEEARRMYGDFVPSAAKDRKILLLKQPVGVAAIITPWNFPSAMITRKVGAALAAGCTVVVKPAEDTPLSALALAELAEQAGIPAGVFNVVPCSREKTPSVGELICTDPLVGKVSFTGSTATGKILLKHAAGTVKRVSMELGGHAPFIVFDSADVDKAVAGAMGSKFRNSGQTCVCSNRFLVQSGIHNVFVEKLGKAMDAELRLGHGSDPNTTQGPLINARAAEKVEHQVKDAVSQGAVLLRGGKRLEGSFMEPTLLANVTTDMLCTKEETFGPLVPVLKFNTEEEALAIANASHVGLAGYFFSQDISQIWRVAEHLEVGMVGVNEGLLSTPEASFGGVKQSGLGREGSKYGIEEYLDVKYMCFGGLTP, encoded by the exons ATGGAGAACAAAGAAACC GTTGTACCAGGCCTACCCACTGTGCTGCACCGCCAGTACAGCCTCGACATTTCTGCAGGGCTTCTCCGCACTCAAGGCTATATCGATGGACGCTGGGTGTCTGCACCGTCGACATTCCCAGTGCTAGACCCAGCAACGGGAAAGGAGCTGGCCAAGGTAGCTGACTGTGGACCTCGGGAAGCACAGGACGCTGTCAATGCAGCCTACAAGGCATTTCATTCATGGAAGCGTCAGACTGCAAAG GAAAGGAGTGTCCTCCTTAGGAAATGGTTCGATCTCTTAAACCAACACAAGGAAGATCTCGCAAAGATAATCACTGCAGAATGT GGCAAACCCATGAAAGAGTCGCTGGGGGAGATTGCCTACTCAGCCTCTTTCCTGGAGTGGTTCTCTGAGGAGGCACGACGCATGTATGGAGACTTCGTTCCATCCGCAGCCAAGGACCGCAAGATCCTGCTGCTCAAGCAGCCAGTGGGGGTGGCTGCCATCATCACCCCG TGGAACTTCCCCAGTGCAATGATCACCAGGAAGGTGGGTGCTGCTTTGGCTGCTGGATGCACTGTTGTGGTGAAGCCTGCTGAAGACACACCTCTGTCCGCGCTGGCTTTGGCTGAG CTGGCAGAACAGGCAGGCATCCCTGCTGGGGTGTTTAACGTCGTTCCCTGCTCAAGGGAGAAGACCCCTTCTGTAGGAGAGCTTATCTGCACCGACCCGCTTGTTGGGAAGGTTTCCTTCACCGGGTCTACAGCCACTGGCAAG ATCCTGCTGAAGCATGCTGCGGGCACAGTGAAGAGGGTGTCCATGGAGCTCGGGGGACATGCGCCTTTCATTGTGTTCGACAGCGCCGACGTGGACAAGGCTGTGGCAGGAGCGATGGGATCCAAGTTCAGGAACTCTGGGCAG ACGTGTGTGTGCTCCAACCGTTTCCTGGTGCAGAGTGGGATCCACAATGTGTTTGTGGAGAAGCTGGGAAAGGCCATGGACGCTGAGCTGAGGCTTGGACATGGCTCTGACCCAAACACCACACAGGGACCCCTCATCAACGCCCGTGCCGCAGAAAAG GTGGAGCATCAGGTGAAAGATGCAGTGTCCCAGGGGGCAGTTCTCTTGAGGGGAGGCAAACGTCTGGAAGGTTCCTTCATGGAACCAACCCTATTGGCCAATGTCACAACTGACATGCTCTGCACCAAAGAAGAAACCTTTGGGCCCTTGGTTCCAGTCCTCAA GTTCAACACCGAGGAGGAAGCTCTTGCCATTGCTAATGCAAGCCATGTTGGCCTGGCAG GTTACTTCTTTTCACAGGACATCAGTCAGATCTGGCGGGTGGCAGAGCACCTGGAGGTCGGCATGGTAGGGGTCAACGAGGGTCTGCTCTCCACCCCTGAGGCCTCATTTGGTGGGGTCAAGCAGTCTGGACTGGGCCGGGAGGGCTCCAAGTATGGCATTGAGGAGTACTTGGATGTCAAGTACATGTGCTTCGGAGGCCTTACTCCTTGA
- the aldh5a1 gene encoding succinate-semialdehyde dehydrogenase, mitochondrial isoform X1 produces the protein MHNVVICQTTAGLIYGRFHTRLQSGVRYTHAMGTFCLVRSGCFLRQVVPGLPTVLHRQYSLDISAGLLRTQGYIDGRWVSAPSTFPVLDPATGKELAKVADCGPREAQDAVNAAYKAFHSWKRQTAKERSVLLRKWFDLLNQHKEDLAKIITAECGKPMKESLGEIAYSASFLEWFSEEARRMYGDFVPSAAKDRKILLLKQPVGVAAIITPWNFPSAMITRKVGAALAAGCTVVVKPAEDTPLSALALAELAEQAGIPAGVFNVVPCSREKTPSVGELICTDPLVGKVSFTGSTATGKILLKHAAGTVKRVSMELGGHAPFIVFDSADVDKAVAGAMGSKFRNSGQTCVCSNRFLVQSGIHNVFVEKLGKAMDAELRLGHGSDPNTTQGPLINARAAEKVEHQVKDAVSQGAVLLRGGKRLEGSFMEPTLLANVTTDMLCTKEETFGPLVPVLKFNTEEEALAIANASHVGLAGYFFSQDISQIWRVAEHLEVGMVGVNEGLLSTPEASFGGVKQSGLGREGSKYGIEEYLDVKYMCFGGLTP, from the exons ATGCACAATGTTGTCATTTGCCAGACGACAGCTGGCTTAATCTACGGACGATTTCATACTCGTTTACAGTCAGGCGTGCGCTACACTCATGCAATGGGTACATTCTGCTTGGTAAGAAGTGGCTGTTTCCTCCGTCAGGTTGTACCAGGCCTACCCACTGTGCTGCACCGCCAGTACAGCCTCGACATTTCTGCAGGGCTTCTCCGCACTCAAGGCTATATCGATGGACGCTGGGTGTCTGCACCGTCGACATTCCCAGTGCTAGACCCAGCAACGGGAAAGGAGCTGGCCAAGGTAGCTGACTGTGGACCTCGGGAAGCACAGGACGCTGTCAATGCAGCCTACAAGGCATTTCATTCATGGAAGCGTCAGACTGCAAAG GAAAGGAGTGTCCTCCTTAGGAAATGGTTCGATCTCTTAAACCAACACAAGGAAGATCTCGCAAAGATAATCACTGCAGAATGT GGCAAACCCATGAAAGAGTCGCTGGGGGAGATTGCCTACTCAGCCTCTTTCCTGGAGTGGTTCTCTGAGGAGGCACGACGCATGTATGGAGACTTCGTTCCATCCGCAGCCAAGGACCGCAAGATCCTGCTGCTCAAGCAGCCAGTGGGGGTGGCTGCCATCATCACCCCG TGGAACTTCCCCAGTGCAATGATCACCAGGAAGGTGGGTGCTGCTTTGGCTGCTGGATGCACTGTTGTGGTGAAGCCTGCTGAAGACACACCTCTGTCCGCGCTGGCTTTGGCTGAG CTGGCAGAACAGGCAGGCATCCCTGCTGGGGTGTTTAACGTCGTTCCCTGCTCAAGGGAGAAGACCCCTTCTGTAGGAGAGCTTATCTGCACCGACCCGCTTGTTGGGAAGGTTTCCTTCACCGGGTCTACAGCCACTGGCAAG ATCCTGCTGAAGCATGCTGCGGGCACAGTGAAGAGGGTGTCCATGGAGCTCGGGGGACATGCGCCTTTCATTGTGTTCGACAGCGCCGACGTGGACAAGGCTGTGGCAGGAGCGATGGGATCCAAGTTCAGGAACTCTGGGCAG ACGTGTGTGTGCTCCAACCGTTTCCTGGTGCAGAGTGGGATCCACAATGTGTTTGTGGAGAAGCTGGGAAAGGCCATGGACGCTGAGCTGAGGCTTGGACATGGCTCTGACCCAAACACCACACAGGGACCCCTCATCAACGCCCGTGCCGCAGAAAAG GTGGAGCATCAGGTGAAAGATGCAGTGTCCCAGGGGGCAGTTCTCTTGAGGGGAGGCAAACGTCTGGAAGGTTCCTTCATGGAACCAACCCTATTGGCCAATGTCACAACTGACATGCTCTGCACCAAAGAAGAAACCTTTGGGCCCTTGGTTCCAGTCCTCAA GTTCAACACCGAGGAGGAAGCTCTTGCCATTGCTAATGCAAGCCATGTTGGCCTGGCAG GTTACTTCTTTTCACAGGACATCAGTCAGATCTGGCGGGTGGCAGAGCACCTGGAGGTCGGCATGGTAGGGGTCAACGAGGGTCTGCTCTCCACCCCTGAGGCCTCATTTGGTGGGGTCAAGCAGTCTGGACTGGGCCGGGAGGGCTCCAAGTATGGCATTGAGGAGTACTTGGATGTCAAGTACATGTGCTTCGGAGGCCTTACTCCTTGA
- the dek gene encoding protein DEK gives MLADATHAEMGEDRAQMSEVEDNEEEPQVEKSKGFNVGEIIEGKREKKKVERLVQSVQLSKPKERLKVESGDGDKLGEIARINHNIGKIKAPLLKPLHKILFDRPGAASSMKKNLRLFNGFPFKEESDLYFKKMKMMSKYTNAMLKTICQVLDIERSGKQSVLIERIMAFLMHPVNTGKPVPIKKKKKKKRKNTATDAKKKTSKVSKSPTKSKVESKSKAIVTDSSSDDDDDDDDDKRESKETKTSSALESRKKDDTDDSSEEDVEDEDDDKDDDDEEEEEEDDEEEETPKSKSPAKKRPAALKKTAASKKTTKSTPVKKKPAAKKMAKEDDSDASDKSKSDDSDNQNDSDFEKSKKKPAAKKKPAKPAPKTKKADSSSNKTAKKRQVLQDSDDSSDDDKPLIKMIKKPPTDDQITTTVKDLLKDANLEEVTMKQLCQKVYDSYPEFDLTSRKDYIKQTVKSLIS, from the exons ATGCTGGCAGATGCAACACACGCAGAGATGGGTGAAGACCGTGCACAAATGAGTGAAGTGGAGGACAACGAAGAGGAGCCACAGGTGGAAAAGTCAAAAGGATTCA ATGTTGGAGAAATTAttgaggggaaaagagagaagaagaaggtgGAAAGGCTGGTGCAGTCTGTGCAGCTGTCAAAACCTAAAGAACGCCTGAAGGTTGAAAGTG GTGATGGCGATAAATTGGGTGAAATTGCACGAATCAACCACAACATTGGAAAGATAAAAGCCCCCCTCTTGAAACCTCTTCATAAGATCCTTTTCGATCGACCTGGAGCT GCATCTTCAATGAAGAAGAACCTACGATTGTTCAATGGCTTCCCCTTCAAAGAGGAAAGTGATCTCTACTTTaagaagatgaagatgatgtcaaa ATACACAAACGCCATGTTGAAAACTATCTGTCAAGTTCTAGACATTGAGAGGAGTGGGAAGCAGTCTGTCCTAATTGAAAGAATCATGGCGTTCCTTATGCACCCTGTCAACACCGGAAAG ccaGTTCCCatcaaaaagaagaagaagaagaagaggaaaaacACTGCAACGGATGCCAAGAAAAAGACGAGCAAAGTGTCCAAGAGTCCCACGAAGTCAAAGGTGGAGAGTAAGTCCAAAGCCATCGTCACAGATTCAAGCagtgatgacgatgatgacgaCGATGATGACAAACGTGAAAGTAAAGAGACCAAGACGTCATCAGCCCTGGAAAGCCGAAAGAAGGACGACACAGATGACTCCTCAGAAGAGGACGtagaagatgaagatgatgacaaagatgatgatgacgaagaggaggaggaggaggatgatgaggaggaggag ACACCCAAATCAAAATCCCCAGCTAAGAAGAGACCTGCTGCCCTAAAAAAGACAGCTGCCAGCAAAAAGACAACAAAGTCAACACCTGTGAAAAAGAAACCGGCAGCTAAGAAGATGGCAAAGGAAGATGATTCAGATGCATCTGACAAATCGAAGTCTGATGACAGTGACAATCAAAACGACAGTGACTTTGAGAAG TCAAAAAAGAAACCAGCCGCAAAGAAGAAACCAGCCAAGCCTGCCCCCAAAACTAAGAAAgcagacagcagcagcaacaagaCTGCCAAAAAACGCCAAGTCCTACAGG ACTCAGATGACAGTTCTGATGACGATAAGCCCTTAATCAAGATGATCAAGAAGCCGCCCACAGATGACCAGATCACGACCACCGTAAAGGATCTCCTGAAAGATGCCAACTTGGAGGAGGTGACCATGAAGCAGCTCTGTCAGAAA GTGTATGACTCATACCCTGAATTTGATTTGACTAGCCGAAAGGACTACATCAAGCAGACAGTGAAAAGT TTGATCTCCTAA